The nucleotide sequence AAGCCCCGACCTCGGAATTCATCTCCTGCGCTTCGATCTCCCCGACGAGATGCGTGATAGTGACGCGACCGCCGCCGGCGGCGATGATCTTCGCGGTCGCCGCGCCGAGGCCGCGCGACCCGCCGACGATGAGCGCATGCGTGGCTGCGAATTCGTCGCCGCGGACGAGGCCGGCGAGATCTCGCACGCTGCGCTGCTGGACCGGCGGTTTGCGCGCGAACGCGTAGGCGGATCCGCTCAGCCCGCTCCCTTCGACGGCGATGTCGACGATGCGGAAGCGATCGTCGACTTTGCGCACCTCGAACTTGAGCGCTCCGTCCTTGGCGGACGTGTCGGTGAGATCGACGTCGAACCGGCTGAATATCGAGTGCATCCCCGGCACGATCATCCCGACGAGCGCCGAAAGCGCGGCCAGACCTTTGACGCGCTCGGCGCCGAGCACGCGAGCCGCATTCGGAAATTCCTCGACGATCCGTCCGTCGACCATCGACGGCAACAAGCCGCTTCGACCGAGCATGTCCTTGGTGTCGAGGATGATCGGCGTCTGCGGAATCGCGATGGGCGTGCCGGCGACGGGCGGCTTGGCCCGCGGCGCTTGCGGCGTGAATCGTAAAGCGACGGCGAACGCGACTTGGCCGTCGACCGACAGCGCGATGCGCGTGATGTCAACTGTCCGCTCGGCGACCTCGAGCGACACGCTCGTCTCAGGATATATGAAACGCGTGAAGCGCGCGTCGATCGACGTCGGAGCGGTTACGATGATACGACGTTCGCAGAGCACGTCGAGCGCCCACAATACGGCGTGGATCGCGTGGACGATCGGTTCGCCCGGCTCTGTCCTTCGCGCGGCGACGCGATCGACGTGCATCGGATTCGCATCTCCGGACAATCGCGCGAACGACTGTTGTCCGGCCATGCTGAATTCGCGCGTGGCTACTACGTCGCCCATGTGTCAAGCACTTCGGCGGTCGCCAATCGACGGCCCCTTTGCATGCCGCCTCGCGTCGTCGCCCCTCAACGGAAGCGAGCGCCGCTTCAACTACAGCGCGACCCACGCACCATCCGCCCGCAGCCCATATCTTCGCTCGGCACGGGTAACTCATGTCGGGTAGGTGATGCACGAACGCGCCGCCTGCCATCAGCGAAAAGAGAAAGGTGAGCTGCATGAATTTGATCCGAGTCTCGCCGATCATCGGCATCGCAACCGCTGTCGCACTGACGACCACAGCGATCGCCCGTCCGACCCCGGCGGCACATCCGCCGGTCCCTAACGTCAGACCGCCCGTGCCGATCGTACATCCCGTCCCCGTGCATCCGATGATCTTCCACCACGTCGATCCGATGATGCGCATCGCGCCGCTTCCGGTAGTGCCGCGACAGACGCACAACGTTCCGGTTGCCGGACCGAACACGAGAGCAACAGGCGCGCGTCCGCTCACGCCGAGACCTGCCGCACATCCGGGGCCGAGACCCGTCACTCGACCGATAATCCGAG is from Candidatus Eremiobacteraceae bacterium and encodes:
- a CDS encoding SDR family NAD(P)-dependent oxidoreductase; amino-acid sequence: MGDVVATREFSMAGQQSFARLSGDANPMHVDRVAARRTEPGEPIVHAIHAVLWALDVLCERRIIVTAPTSIDARFTRFIYPETSVSLEVAERTVDITRIALSVDGQVAFAVALRFTPQAPRAKPPVAGTPIAIPQTPIILDTKDMLGRSGLLPSMVDGRIVEEFPNAARVLGAERVKGLAALSALVGMIVPGMHSIFSRFDVDLTDTSAKDGALKFEVRKVDDRFRIVDIAVEGSGLSGSAYAFARKPPVQQRSVRDLAGLVRGDEFAATHALIVGGSRGLGAATAKIIAAGGGRVTITHLVGEIEAQEMNSEVGASSCTVRRFDVRDDPATQLNGLAWDFDQVYYFATPQLRRQKGAPFETGRFEELFKVQVLGFQRLCELLRARTKGPLTIFYPSSTALDGETRGLEEVSKSKAAGETLSAEMNDEWREAHIVVRRLPAVLTDQTAAVKPAKLLDAVDVMLPIVREMVRGSTST